A genome region from Prochlorococcus marinus CUG1417 includes the following:
- a CDS encoding DUF3134 family protein — protein MDSNKLKLRLDDISEVNPALTCYHRDDAAPVLPLRDEPDLLSWLENTGRLIAEKEGDSQEISTIEEEELSALMGEKEDYKTEEDPSEDDWED, from the coding sequence ATGGATTCAAATAAATTAAAACTTAGATTGGACGATATTTCTGAAGTCAACCCTGCTTTAACTTGCTATCACAGAGATGATGCGGCTCCTGTTTTGCCATTAAGAGATGAACCTGATCTATTATCTTGGCTTGAAAATACAGGAAGACTTATTGCAGAAAAAGAAGGAGATTCACAAGAGATTAGTACGATAGAAGAAGAAGAACTATCAGCCCTAATGGGAGAAAAAGAAGATTATAAAACTGAAGAAGACCCTTCAGAAGATGATTGGGAAGATTAA
- the mraY gene encoding phospho-N-acetylmuramoyl-pentapeptide-transferase: MIGKIKKFNFKSLLILITFALIVTSYFFNNFIFIGFYSLFFFISLFAINNGLKIIKKFNLLQKIRTEGPTNHFKKSDTPTMGGIFMIIPFLILLLIITINLGSIKLLILLLTIFSFFIIGFLDDYLSIKNNENTGLKSKEKFILQSIISIIFIFLAYQKDLINPFIAVSNSWGINTSIFIFPISFLVLVGLSNSVNLSDGLDGLATGCSAIVFYGLGTEILIKEQQELIVFSLLCYSMSGICLGFLKYNSYPAKIFMGDTGSLSIGAILGSIALLTNSIFTLSIFSGIFIIESLSVIIQVGFFKITKKLFNRGKRIFLMAPLHHHFELKGVKEQKIVENFWKINILLVILGIVLKINL, translated from the coding sequence ATGATTGGGAAGATTAAAAAGTTTAATTTTAAATCTTTATTAATATTAATTACTTTTGCTTTAATAGTTACATCTTATTTTTTTAATAATTTTATTTTTATAGGATTTTATTCATTATTTTTTTTTATTTCTTTATTCGCCATAAATAATGGTCTAAAGATAATCAAAAAATTTAATTTACTTCAAAAAATTAGAACTGAAGGTCCAACTAATCACTTTAAAAAAAGTGATACCCCAACAATGGGCGGGATTTTTATGATAATCCCTTTTTTAATTCTTCTTTTGATAATAACTATAAATTTAGGCTCCATAAAATTATTAATTTTATTACTTACTATTTTTTCTTTTTTTATTATAGGATTTTTAGATGATTATTTAAGTATTAAAAACAATGAAAATACAGGATTAAAGTCAAAAGAGAAATTTATTTTACAAAGTATCATTTCAATAATTTTTATATTTTTAGCTTATCAAAAAGATTTAATAAATCCATTTATTGCAGTATCAAACTCTTGGGGAATAAACACTAGCATATTTATATTTCCCATCTCTTTTTTAGTCTTAGTAGGATTAAGTAATTCGGTAAATTTATCTGATGGACTAGATGGACTTGCAACTGGATGTAGTGCAATTGTCTTTTATGGATTAGGGACAGAAATATTAATAAAAGAACAGCAGGAACTTATTGTTTTTAGTCTCTTATGTTATTCAATGTCGGGAATTTGTTTAGGATTTCTCAAATACAATAGTTATCCTGCAAAAATATTTATGGGTGATACAGGATCTTTAAGTATTGGAGCAATTCTAGGTTCTATAGCATTATTAACTAATAGCATTTTTACTTTATCTATTTTCTCAGGAATATTCATTATTGAATCTTTATCAGTAATAATACAAGTAGGATTTTTTAAAATAACGAAAAAATTATTTAACAGAGGTAAACGAATATTTTTAATGGCTCCACTACACCACCATTTTGAACTTAAAGGAGTTAAGGAACAAAAAATAGTGGAAAATTTCTGGAAAATCAACATTTTACTCGTAATTTTAGGTATAGTTTTAAAAATTAATCTCTAA
- a CDS encoding glycosyltransferase, translating to MRFKFLHLHLHGLIRSKNLELGRDADTGGQTQYVLELVKSLANTSEVDQVDLVTRLINDPKVDYEYSQEEEFVEPGVRILRFKFGPNKYLRKELLWPYLDHLTERLISYYQKNKKPNFIHAHYADAGYVGVKLSQSLNVPLIFTGHSLGREKKRKLLDTGLKTNQIEKLYAISKRIEAEEKALKSADIVVTSTKQESVYQYSQYSSFSPHKARVIPPGVDHNKFHHIHSTTETAEIDNMMQPFLKDSSKPPLLNISRAVRRKNIPSLIEAYGRSEKLKSKTNLILILGCRDSTSKLDPQQRDVFNNIFEKIDKYNLYGKVAYPKKHLPSQIPALYRWAASRGGVFVNPALTEPFGLTLLEASSCGLPIISTNDGGPKEIRSKCENGLLVDVTDINELKVILEKGISNSNQWKLWSRNGIEGVNRHFSWNTHVRNYLSILTEKFSRSNSYSSSDIKQSCLKGSSSLIKPH from the coding sequence TATACGCTCTAAAAATCTTGAATTAGGCAGGGATGCAGATACAGGAGGACAAACACAATATGTTTTAGAGCTAGTTAAAAGTTTGGCTAATACTTCAGAAGTTGATCAAGTAGATTTAGTTACTCGTTTAATTAACGACCCTAAAGTAGATTATGAATATTCTCAAGAAGAAGAATTTGTAGAACCCGGAGTTAGAATTTTAAGATTTAAATTTGGACCTAATAAATATTTAAGAAAGGAATTGCTTTGGCCTTATTTGGATCATTTAACTGAAAGACTTATCTCTTATTATCAAAAAAATAAAAAGCCTAATTTTATTCATGCACATTATGCAGATGCTGGATATGTAGGGGTTAAACTTAGTCAGTCCTTAAATGTTCCACTTATTTTTACTGGCCATTCTTTAGGACGAGAGAAAAAAAGAAAATTGCTTGATACTGGGTTAAAAACTAATCAAATAGAAAAGCTTTATGCAATAAGTAAGAGAATTGAAGCAGAAGAAAAAGCGTTAAAGTCGGCAGATATTGTTGTTACAAGTACTAAACAAGAATCAGTTTATCAATATTCCCAATATTCTTCTTTTTCACCTCACAAAGCAAGAGTAATTCCTCCTGGTGTTGATCATAATAAGTTTCACCATATTCACTCGACAACGGAGACAGCTGAAATTGATAATATGATGCAACCTTTTTTAAAGGATTCTAGTAAACCCCCATTATTAAATATTTCTAGAGCCGTTCGAAGAAAAAATATTCCTTCTTTGATTGAGGCATATGGAAGATCTGAAAAATTAAAAAGTAAAACAAATTTAATTTTGATTTTGGGTTGTCGAGATAGTACTTCAAAACTTGACCCTCAACAAAGAGATGTTTTCAATAATATTTTTGAAAAGATCGATAAATATAATTTGTATGGAAAAGTAGCTTATCCAAAAAAACATCTTCCAAGTCAGATACCTGCTTTATATAGGTGGGCTGCTAGCAGAGGGGGTGTATTTGTAAATCCAGCTTTAACAGAGCCCTTTGGTTTGACCCTTCTTGAAGCTTCTTCATGTGGGTTGCCAATAATATCAACAAATGATGGAGGACCAAAAGAAATCCGCTCAAAATGTGAAAATGGACTTTTAGTAGATGTTACCGATATTAATGAGTTGAAAGTTATTCTTGAAAAAGGAATTTCTAATAGTAATCAGTGGAAATTATGGAGCAGAAATGGAATTGAGGGTGTCAATAGGCACTTTAGTTGGAATACTCATGTACGCAATTATTTATCAATACTTACAGAAAAGTTTTCAAGGTCAAATTCTTATTCTTCATCTGATATTAAACAAAGTTGTTTAAAAGGAAGTTCTTCACTAATAAAACCCCACTGA